ACCCTCGGCGCTGATACCTGATCAACCCGGAGCGGCGCGTCTCGTCGCGCCGTGGTACGCGTTGATCAGTCGGCTGTAACCACGTGAGATTTGAATCAGGGAGCGTTGCGAGTGTAACGAGCAACCCGGCGAGTCGCGAGTGCGGCGCATCGAGCGTGCAAACGCGGACTAAAGCGAGGACATATACGACGGCGCGCGTCACGGTGGCGTATGAAGCAGGCCATCGTCGCTCGGACCGACCTCGGGATGGGCCGCGGGAAGCTCGCCGCACAGGTCGCACACGCGTCGCTGTCGGCCGTCGAGGACGCCGACGAACGGACCAAGAAGCGGTGGAAAGGCGAGGGACAGAAGAAGATCGTCCTCAAAGCCAGCGGCGAGGCGGAGCTGTTCCGGTTGGCCGACGAGGCCGAGCGACTCGGCTTGCCGAACGCGATCGTCCGCGACGCCGGGCACACGCAGTTGGAGCCCGGAACGGTGACCTGTCTGGCCGTCGGGCCCGCCCGCGACGACGACGTCGACCGGGTAACCGGCGAGCTCTCGCTGTATTGACGTCGACCGACTGAGGGCGCTCGACGACCGAGAACGGCTGTCGATCGGAGCGAAAACGGCCAAACGACTTACCACTGATCCGAACGGAGAGCCAGTCAATGAGGGAGTTCGCGGCGGGAATCGGCGGTGCGCTCGGGCAACTCGTCGACGGGATGGGGGACGCCGTGGTCGTCCGCGACGCCGCCAGCGGCGAGCTCCTCGCGGTCAACGACGCCGTCGAGACCGTGTTCGGCTGCGTGCCCGACCCGGAGCGAGATCTCGACGACGCCTGCGCCGTGGAGCCGACACGGGCCGCCGAAGCGCGTGAGAACGCGATATACCGGGCGCAGCGGTCCTCGCCCGCAGCGTTCCGGTGGAAGGCAGAGCGGTCGGACGGGACGGCGTTTTGGGCCGAATCGACCGTGTCGACCACGG
This DNA window, taken from Halobellus sp. LT62, encodes the following:
- the pth2 gene encoding peptidyl-tRNA hydrolase Pth2, coding for MKQAIVARTDLGMGRGKLAAQVAHASLSAVEDADERTKKRWKGEGQKKIVLKASGEAELFRLADEAERLGLPNAIVRDAGHTQLEPGTVTCLAVGPARDDDVDRVTGELSLY